The Mucilaginibacter mallensis genome has a segment encoding these proteins:
- a CDS encoding 3'-5' exonuclease, with the protein MKLNLKKPLAFFDLEATGTNIGADRIVEISVIKLNVDGSEDVKTWRVNPEMPIPLESSLIHGIYDEDIKDEQTFNQIAASVAEFINISDLAGFNSNKFDIPMLMEEFLRAGVQFDLDNRHFVDVQNIFHQMEQRTLKAAYQFYCDKQIINAHSAEADTRATMEVLLAQIAKYENMEWEDKKGNKSIPVVNDVEALHKFTNLTRPVDFAGRLVYNEQGEETINFGKHKGKRVEDVFSSEPSYYSWMMQGDFPLYTKRKLEEIYTRFSAKKAAERQPRPATPKPVENTPAQAVKKTEYQKPHNNSNYRPDNKPFKKKEEPAVPVNDDMLKLLADKFKKGL; encoded by the coding sequence ATGAAATTGAATTTAAAGAAACCACTGGCTTTTTTTGATCTGGAAGCCACAGGAACTAATATAGGTGCCGACAGGATTGTTGAAATATCTGTTATAAAACTAAATGTTGATGGCAGCGAAGATGTAAAAACATGGCGTGTAAACCCGGAAATGCCTATCCCGCTGGAATCATCGCTGATACATGGTATTTATGACGAGGATATAAAGGATGAGCAAACCTTCAATCAAATAGCAGCATCTGTTGCTGAATTTATAAATATAAGCGACCTGGCCGGTTTTAACTCCAATAAGTTTGATATACCTATGTTGATGGAGGAATTTCTACGCGCAGGAGTTCAGTTTGATCTGGATAATCGCCATTTTGTTGATGTGCAAAACATCTTTCATCAGATGGAACAGCGTACGCTAAAGGCGGCCTACCAGTTTTATTGCGATAAACAGATCATAAATGCCCACTCAGCTGAAGCTGATACCCGCGCTACTATGGAAGTTTTACTTGCCCAGATAGCCAAATATGAAAATATGGAGTGGGAGGATAAGAAGGGTAATAAGAGCATACCTGTAGTAAATGATGTTGAGGCGCTTCATAAGTTCACCAATTTAACCAGGCCTGTTGATTTTGCCGGCCGCCTGGTTTACAATGAGCAAGGCGAGGAGACCATTAATTTTGGCAAGCACAAAGGCAAAAGGGTTGAAGATGTATTTAGCTCTGAACCTAGCTATTATTCATGGATGATGCAGGGCGATTTTCCTTTATATACTAAACGTAAGTTAGAGGAAATATATACCAGGTTTAGCGCTAAAAAAGCAGCTGAGAGGCAACCACGCCCCGCCACACCAAAACCGGTTGAAAATACACCTGCACAAGCAGTTAAAAAAACGGAATATCAAAAGCCACATAACAATAGCAACTATCGCCCGGATAATAAGCCTTTTAAAAAGAAGGAAGAGCCCGCAGTGCCGGTTAATGATGATATGTTGAAATTGCTGGCAGATAAGTTTAAAAAGGGGCTTTAG
- a CDS encoding DUF3857 domain-containing protein, whose product MKPILVFCLLFIAATVNAQQNYDASLISKDLLPYARAVVRNEQINVEVKDFDNTVCHVKEAITVLNKNGDRAARIALYHNKSITIRGVKGVIYNSFGTQISKFSESNFEDRGTTDGFSLFEDMRVKHYEPAITDYPYTIEYEYELRYEQSLNIPGWMPNSETGIAVEKSSFNFICKPDFNIRYKEMNMPSGVYISTNANTGLKTYAWQVNNLKAIKEEPFDPNPENYLSMVKIAPVKFQYEGIDGSFTNWNELGKWISDKLLKNRQEVSPATAEQIIQMTRGITDPKLKAKKIYEYMQGRTRYVSVQIGIGGYQPFTAGDVDRVNYGDCKALVNYTQALLKVVGIDSYYCTVEANLSRKISFLSDFASMNQGNHIILCLPFKNDTTWCDCTSQTIPFGYLGDFTDDRNVLACTPEGGKLMHTPKYTAENNLEKRKASFVISATGDMTGEMTTTFKGAEYDDRDWVIAQSQVERLKAMQNIYPINNMNIEKLEFSQDKSLDPSTTENIKLKAPEFASTDNGRITFLLNPVHHIAVPRQVHNRVTNVYINEGYTDEDEITYTLPTGYHLDSEILHRNLDLPFGKYSASMKVDGNQLVYKRKFRLNDGTYPKDTYQDLVDFYQSVADADAHEIILVKNN is encoded by the coding sequence ATGAAACCCATACTTGTATTTTGCTTGTTATTTATTGCTGCTACTGTTAATGCACAGCAAAATTATGATGCCAGCCTCATATCAAAAGACTTGCTTCCATACGCCCGTGCCGTGGTACGAAATGAACAGATTAATGTTGAGGTAAAAGATTTTGATAATACTGTTTGTCATGTTAAAGAAGCTATAACTGTATTAAATAAAAATGGCGATAGAGCGGCTCGTATTGCGCTATATCATAATAAAAGCATCACCATAAGAGGCGTTAAGGGAGTTATTTATAATTCTTTTGGCACACAAATTAGTAAGTTTTCGGAAAGTAATTTTGAAGACAGGGGTACTACCGATGGTTTTTCTCTTTTTGAGGATATGAGGGTAAAACATTATGAACCTGCTATCACAGACTACCCTTACACTATTGAATATGAATATGAGTTAAGATATGAACAATCGCTTAATATACCAGGTTGGATGCCAAATTCGGAAACCGGAATAGCTGTTGAAAAAAGCTCTTTTAACTTTATCTGCAAGCCCGATTTTAATATTCGGTATAAAGAAATGAATATGCCATCGGGTGTATATATATCAACAAATGCCAATACTGGTTTAAAAACATATGCATGGCAGGTAAATAACCTAAAAGCAATTAAGGAAGAACCATTTGATCCTAATCCTGAGAATTATCTGAGCATGGTTAAAATTGCCCCGGTTAAATTTCAGTACGAAGGTATCGATGGCAGCTTTACCAATTGGAATGAACTTGGCAAATGGATATCAGATAAATTATTGAAGAACAGGCAAGAGGTGTCACCTGCCACAGCCGAGCAGATTATACAAATGACCAGGGGCATTACTGACCCTAAGTTAAAAGCAAAAAAAATATACGAGTATATGCAGGGCCGAACCCGGTACGTGAGTGTACAAATAGGTATTGGAGGGTATCAGCCATTTACTGCGGGTGATGTTGACAGGGTAAACTATGGCGATTGTAAAGCGCTGGTGAATTATACGCAAGCATTATTAAAAGTAGTTGGTATCGACTCTTATTATTGTACTGTTGAGGCTAACCTATCACGTAAAATAAGCTTCCTGAGTGATTTTGCGAGTATGAACCAGGGGAATCATATTATTTTGTGCTTGCCTTTTAAAAATGATACTACCTGGTGTGACTGTACCAGCCAAACCATCCCCTTTGGCTACTTGGGAGATTTTACGGATGACCGTAATGTATTGGCATGCACACCTGAGGGTGGTAAACTAATGCATACCCCTAAATATACAGCAGAAAATAATCTGGAAAAACGAAAAGCCAGCTTTGTAATTTCTGCAACTGGTGACATGACAGGTGAGATGACCACCACCTTTAAAGGGGCTGAATATGATGACCGGGATTGGGTAATTGCGCAATCACAAGTTGAAAGGCTGAAAGCTATGCAGAATATCTACCCGATAAATAATATGAATATTGAGAAGCTGGAATTTAGTCAGGATAAAAGCCTCGATCCTTCTACCACTGAAAACATAAAGCTCAAAGCTCCCGAATTTGCATCAACAGATAATGGGAGAATAACTTTTTTATTAAACCCTGTACACCACATAGCTGTACCAAGGCAGGTACATAACCGTGTTACCAATGTTTATATAAATGAAGGGTATACCGATGAAGATGAGATAACTTACACCTTGCCTACGGGTTACCATCTGGATAGTGAAATATTACACAGAAACCTTGATTTGCCTTTTGGCAAGTATAGCGCTAGTATGAAAGTTGACGGGAACCAATTAGTTTATAAACGTAAATTCCGGTTAAATGACGGCACATACCCTAAAGATACTTACCAGGACCTGGTTGATTTTTACCAATCGGTTGCTGATGCCGATGCACATGAAATAATACTGGTTAAAAATAACTGA
- the queG gene encoding tRNA epoxyqueuosine(34) reductase QueG produces the protein MHSNRSAYSELIKTEAKNLGFMFCGIAKAEFLEDEAPRLEQWLKKNMHGEMRYMENHFDKRLDPRLLVDGAKSVISLGLNYYSEHKQADPLAPKISKYAYGADYHQVIKDKLKQLMEIINEKIGEVGGRAFVDSAPVLDKAWAKKAGLGWTGKNSNLINKKSGSFFFLAELIIDLDLEYDIEPTADHCGSCTRCIDACPTEAIVAPYIVDGSRCISYLTIELKDAIPQEFKGKMDNWMFGCDICQDVCPWNKFSVLNNEPSFKATPELLDMNKNDWTDITQEVFQKVFKSSAVKRTKFSGLTRNIEFLRNS, from the coding sequence ATAGCGAACTAATTAAAACTGAGGCGAAAAACCTTGGCTTTATGTTTTGCGGTATAGCTAAAGCCGAGTTTTTGGAGGACGAAGCACCCCGGCTGGAGCAATGGCTCAAAAAAAACATGCACGGTGAAATGCGTTACATGGAAAACCATTTTGATAAACGCCTCGATCCGCGTTTATTGGTTGATGGGGCAAAATCTGTCATATCACTAGGGTTAAATTACTACAGTGAGCATAAACAGGCCGATCCGTTGGCACCCAAAATTTCAAAGTATGCTTATGGCGCTGATTATCACCAGGTAATAAAGGATAAGCTCAAGCAGTTGATGGAGATAATCAATGAGAAAATAGGCGAAGTTGGCGGTCGCGCGTTTGTGGATTCAGCACCGGTGCTGGATAAAGCCTGGGCAAAAAAAGCAGGCCTGGGCTGGACAGGCAAGAACTCTAATCTTATCAATAAAAAATCAGGTTCCTTCTTTTTTTTAGCAGAGCTGATCATAGACCTTGACCTGGAATACGATATAGAACCTACGGCCGACCATTGCGGCAGTTGCACACGTTGTATTGATGCCTGCCCTACCGAAGCTATTGTAGCGCCTTATATTGTTGATGGCAGCCGCTGCATATCATACCTCACCATCGAACTTAAAGACGCGATACCACAGGAATTTAAAGGCAAAATGGATAACTGGATGTTTGGCTGTGATATTTGCCAGGATGTATGCCCATGGAATAAGTTTTCGGTATTAAACAATGAACCGTCATTTAAAGCAACACCCGAACTGTTGGATATGAATAAAAACGACTGGACAGATATTACCCAGGAAGTATTTCAAAAAGTATTCAAATCATCAGCCGTAAAACGCACCAAATTCAGCGGCCTGACCCGCAATATTGAGTTCCTGCGGAACAGTTGA
- a CDS encoding transglutaminase domain-containing protein yields MKKPLLILLIFISLTIIAKAQDFDYGTFKLEDLEMKRYDKDTSAHAVVLNEYGRSKIDVTSNDNIKIIYEYHVKIKIFDSKGFDHANVEVILRDNDEDSETIENIKGITTYADDNGSISKTELEPEKVYKSKMDKYHTLVKFALPSIRNGCIIEYKYTTYSRYLQLFPHWEFQSDIPKMHSEYDVHIPGFWNYNASLRGSLKLTTNKAEIESNCFSAGGGKSDCSHLTFGMTDIPAFIDEDDMTSRKNFLSAVYFELAEYTNPYNGAKTKMAKEWRDVDYDLKHSEYFGSLLKKKDLFKDRIIPVIAGKTDSMARAKAVYEYIQKTLKWNDFYATGSNDGLRKVLETHSGNVAEINLALAAALEAAGFNAQAVLLSTRENGFINKLYPVQEEFNYVVAKVDIDNKPYLLDATDPLLPFGILPMKCLNDQGRVMSLDKPSYWIDMNSTQQRIIRTSALDLTLQPDGKLKGTMVQYLFGYAAYEERKAIKKFNSVDEYVENLDERSPKFKILNSEISNLDSLDMPLVEKYEIEIKKYDDLYKDRLVFNPYITDHITRNPYRLQERNYPIDRGMPLTERFTLVVHLPDNYIVDTPPQDISIGLPNKGGLFETLYQASDNSFTFSHIIQFNKAIYSSEEYAYLKELFNKIILSEKAPMTLKKKS; encoded by the coding sequence ATGAAAAAGCCGTTACTAATCCTCCTGATATTCATCTCCTTAACCATTATTGCAAAAGCTCAGGATTTTGACTACGGCACTTTTAAGCTCGAGGACCTGGAAATGAAGCGTTACGATAAGGATACATCAGCACATGCGGTGGTATTGAATGAGTACGGAAGATCAAAAATAGATGTAACCAGCAACGACAATATCAAGATCATTTATGAATATCATGTTAAGATAAAAATATTTGACAGCAAAGGGTTTGATCATGCAAATGTAGAGGTAATACTTAGGGACAATGATGAGGATAGTGAGACCATTGAAAACATCAAAGGTATAACAACCTACGCCGACGATAATGGATCAATAAGTAAAACCGAGCTTGAGCCGGAAAAAGTTTATAAAAGTAAGATGGATAAATACCATACACTGGTAAAGTTTGCCCTCCCATCTATACGAAACGGATGTATCATTGAGTATAAATACACTACTTATTCCAGATATCTGCAACTTTTCCCACATTGGGAGTTCCAGAGTGATATCCCTAAAATGCATTCAGAATATGATGTGCACATACCAGGGTTTTGGAACTATAATGCCTCGCTTAGGGGAAGCTTAAAACTAACAACAAATAAGGCAGAGATTGAAAGCAATTGCTTCTCTGCAGGAGGAGGCAAAAGTGATTGTTCACATTTAACTTTTGGAATGACAGATATTCCTGCTTTTATAGATGAGGATGATATGACTTCAAGAAAGAACTTCTTGTCGGCCGTGTATTTTGAACTTGCTGAATATACCAACCCATACAACGGCGCTAAAACAAAAATGGCCAAGGAATGGCGGGACGTAGACTATGATCTTAAACATTCTGAATATTTTGGAAGTCTGTTAAAGAAAAAAGACTTATTTAAAGACCGAATCATACCTGTAATTGCGGGTAAAACCGATAGCATGGCCCGTGCAAAGGCGGTTTATGAATATATTCAGAAAACCCTTAAGTGGAACGATTTCTATGCAACCGGAAGTAACGATGGTTTAAGAAAAGTACTTGAAACACATAGCGGCAATGTTGCCGAAATAAACCTGGCTTTGGCTGCTGCTTTAGAGGCTGCCGGCTTCAACGCTCAGGCCGTACTCCTATCTACACGTGAAAATGGCTTTATAAATAAGCTATACCCTGTACAGGAGGAGTTTAATTATGTAGTTGCCAAGGTTGATATTGACAATAAGCCATACCTGCTTGATGCAACAGACCCTTTACTGCCGTTTGGGATACTACCCATGAAGTGCTTAAACGACCAGGGCCGGGTTATGAGCCTTGATAAGCCTTCGTACTGGATAGACATGAACAGTACCCAGCAACGGATAATAAGAACCTCTGCGCTTGACCTGACGCTGCAGCCCGATGGCAAACTAAAAGGAACCATGGTCCAGTATTTATTTGGCTATGCAGCATATGAAGAAAGAAAAGCTATAAAAAAATTCAACTCCGTTGATGAATATGTGGAAAATCTGGATGAGCGTTCACCCAAGTTTAAGATCTTAAATTCTGAGATAAGTAACCTGGACAGCCTTGACATGCCATTGGTTGAAAAATATGAAATTGAAATAAAGAAATATGACGATCTTTATAAGGATCGGCTGGTCTTTAACCCCTATATTACTGATCATATTACACGTAACCCCTACCGTTTGCAGGAACGGAATTACCCTATTGACAGAGGTATGCCGCTTACAGAAAGGTTTACCTTAGTAGTTCACCTACCCGATAATTATATTGTTGATACTCCACCACAGGATATATCCATTGGTTTGCCAAATAAAGGGGGATTATTTGAAACGCTTTACCAGGCTAGTGATAATTCGTTTACATTTTCACACATTATACAGTTCAACAAAGCTATTTACAGTTCTGAAGAATATGCTTATTTAAAAGAGCTTTTTAATAAGATCATCCTGTCTGAAAAAGCACCGATGACTTTAAAGAAAAAAAGTTAA
- a CDS encoding C40 family peptidase, whose protein sequence is MKLNCYSKFAFLALISLTILTSCHPRKAVMKGEPGEIVQPQASIADKYSEMMGVDKNDIQNGRLYAFIDQWMGTPYRFGGLDKDGIDCSGLAFLLEQQVYGIAIPRMTSKQILVIKREYEQDLKEGDLVFFDFDGKKFSHVGVYLQNGYIVHASSSKGVIIVPLHGAIYKYFSRCGSVTDLGTTTVTADSVN, encoded by the coding sequence ATGAAGTTAAACTGCTACTCCAAATTTGCATTCTTAGCGCTTATTTCTTTAACTATTCTTACTTCATGCCACCCCCGCAAAGCGGTGATGAAAGGCGAGCCGGGCGAAATTGTTCAGCCTCAAGCCAGTATTGCTGATAAATATTCGGAGATGATGGGGGTTGATAAAAATGATATACAAAATGGCCGCCTTTATGCCTTTATTGATCAATGGATGGGCACACCCTACAGATTTGGCGGTTTAGATAAGGACGGAATAGATTGCTCAGGGCTTGCTTTTTTATTGGAGCAGCAAGTTTATGGCATAGCTATCCCACGCATGACCAGTAAGCAAATACTGGTTATTAAACGCGAATATGAGCAGGACCTGAAGGAAGGCGACCTGGTGTTTTTTGATTTCGATGGTAAAAAATTCAGTCACGTAGGTGTCTACCTGCAAAATGGCTATATAGTTCACGCAAGTTCATCTAAAGGAGTAATTATTGTACCATTGCATGGTGCCATCTATAAATACTTTTCAAGATGCGGGTCGGTAACTGATCTGGGTACAACTACCGTTACAGCTGATTCGGTAAATTAA